The DNA window TACAGTTTGGATCATCTGCAGCAAATTCATACATAGAATTTTAAGCcttaataaatcaaatatatagtatttatataaaaatatgttataAAGATTTTGAGTCTGGAGAGGAGCGTTTTATAGCTCCACACTCAAAATCTTTGTAATTCCATGTAAAGAAAATTGTTCATTCAATTTATAATCACGTATGCCAAGTTGATGAATTTTATGTATAATAACATGGTTAATTTCTGAAGTTATAGAAGCTATATTTATTAAGATTTATGAATATGGATCCTATTTTGTTAACAGGAGCAACAGTATTTGAGCTTTGAATTGAGCCTAAAGTGTGACCATGATGAAGATGAGGTCAATAAAGTTGATGAGGACAAAGAAGTGCGCGTGGGAATAAAGGATTGGTTAGTAAATTTTCCATTTTACTATAGAAAAATTATTAATTGTGGTATCTTGGAAGAGAAATGATAAACATACACTATATATTACAACTACACCGTATTCTTATACGGTTAGATTCCTTTtactatatttaataataattgttcattttttttaataacaaaagACACATGCTTTATTGTATTTTATGTGGTGTATATATATGGTGTAAAAAATTCAGTGTAAGCATAGCAATCCTCATCTTGGAAATACTTTACGTGAAGTTGTTAAATTGTTTTGATATAGCTTTTTGGTGAGGTGATATTTTAACAAATTTTTTAATAGACATAGTAATGAAGACTTCATGAAAATATATCAAGATGGGACTAAACATGACAATGTATCTAGACAACAAAAGCTTTAATCAttcattttatttcataaatagacCCCACAAAGTTTTAATGATGTCATCTTATTTTCTAACTTCATAATCgtaaatagaaaattattttaatgGAGATTGTACAcagcatttttttttttaaatttaggagAAGTAATAATAGTGTTTGTTTTGAGATATGCAGGTGGACCAAAAGCAAGTATGCATATTTGAATCAACCAGCCTTAGCTTCCATGGATCCTCCTAAGAAAAGGACATCTACTTATGTTCCTAATTGTCTTTCTTACAAGCCCAAGGCTTTGTACCCTACAGCTATTGGTGTCTTTTAAAGCCATGGGAGACTTTCCATTATTGTTTGTCAATCGTTGGAACTAGGGTAGTTTCCCTTGGTCATGTTTCATTTCTTATTCAAAATCATGTGTTTGTTATTTGTTTGGGACAAGTGTTGTTAGATTTGTATTTGATTGGGCTTGGGCCTTTAGGCCTATTGAGTGCAACAAAAACCATTTCTAAGCAGAAGGAATTTGGACTATAGGGTTATGAGTTCAATCACTCACTCACTCTTTATTTAGGGACTTTTTATTGTACTCTAGTGGTACTCCTATAGGAGTCAAGCTCCTCTCCATTTCTCATCATCTCCATTTTTACCATTACCATAGTTTGTGAAATATAAATACAATAGCGTGACATTAAttggtttaataatttattatacactataaatatttgaaaactatagtaatggagagAGGAAATGGAGAAAGAAAATGGAGAGAATTCTATCTCCTCCTACACTACGATGAAAAACTAACAATGCTTCTAAAATTTTGAAATGTACACACACCAGTCAAGTTTTAGAAACAGACCAAAACAAAtttaaacaaattcaaaaatttaGTTCTATAGTCGTTATGGAAGCATATCTCCGAAATATTGTATGTTTTCttaaattagaaataaattaaaaaatgggAAGAACAACACAAATTAACATCAATCATTGTTATAACATACATAAAATACGTAATATTATATAGATAATCGTTAGAATATATTCGGTTGATCTTGCAACCTTCGCATCCACTCCTATTTTCACATAACAGTTAAATCTCTATCCATCTTCAGCTCAAATTTGCTAAACTATATCTTCTCTTCGTTGCCAATCGAGGGTGAACGATAATAGAGCTTTATAACTCTTCGATTGTATGGGTATCAGTGTTGTGATACAAGTGTGAGTTGGAATTCCCACATTACTTTAAAAAgtggaggttgagcattttataagtgagatgatacatacacctatcaccttaagattttgggtgaatatgtggtgtctctctcactTGTGTGTTGCTCTTGACCCAATGTAGTTGCTTTTCATAATGATCCAACAATGGTATAAGAGTTGATGGTTAGAGTAAGAGACCAGATCATTGTGTCAAAAGTCTTCCTGAGATGGTTATGGTTAGGTGACATGTCCTGTTGAAGTGTTTTAACAATGGTACAAGTGTACGTGGATGAAAGAGCTTGCGCTTGAGGGGGGCATAGTGGGTGAACTCACACTTGATGGAGAGATTATTGTGATAAAAGTGTGAGTTGGAAGTCTCACATTTCTTAGAAAAGTGGAGGTTGATCACTTTATAAGTAAGAGAATCCATACACATACCACGttaaggtttttggtgaatatgCGGTGTCTTTCTCACTTGTGTGTTACTCTTGACCCAATGTGGATGCTCCCCATGATGATCCAACAATCATAACATTTTACTCTAGTGTGAATTTCAGATCGACAAGAAGGATGATCTATGTGAATCTAAATTCAAGAGGGGGTGTCTTGCCGTTGAGTTAAGTAGACAAATGGGAAATACAAATATTGAAGCATTATGTGGTGATTTTGTTAATAATATGAGGGATACCCATATTTATACAAGTTTTATAACAATGAGAATTATAGAAACTCAATCTTGTCTCGGAGGAAATTTTGGATATGTATTTCTAGATTAACCCTGATTCGTTTAGTAAATCACGTAAAAAGGGTTTCTACGGAAATACATTTATGAATTATCccttgttaatattttttttcaataaaatggGGTTAGTCTAGATGTACAGTTTTAGATTAACCTTTCACAACAACTTTACATAACCTATTATGGAGACTATGTTTTAATTTGAAACAGAGAAATTtagaaaaatagaacaatcaataTTTATACAATTAATATTGAATATACATTAAAATGTATCAAAATGTATCTAATTTACATTGTTGATAATGTCAATCAAACATTACATACAAAAAACATGGTTAAATATATTGTTAGATAAAAACTAAAATGCATCAAAACATGTTTCACCACCTAAATCTATATCCATTGGTGGTTTTGCCCTTgacttttgtttatttgattctctttcaatCTCTCTCAACTTGGTGAATTCTTCCATCCTATCCAAAAAGTTATCCGTTCAAATTTCAGCTTCTTTTGTGAAATGAGTTGTCTACTCTGGTGATGTATGTGGTATATGACATCTCTGATTCAAATAAACTTGAACAAACTATAGTGATTTTGAAAGTCACCCAATACACATAATGCGTCTGGTTGATTTTTGAGGTGGGCAACTTCGAAGTAAACAAAAAGCTTCTGAGAAGTCATATCTTGTCAGATCAATACAAACCCTATTATATTCACTTGCTATAAGATGGCTCATTTTAGGGAAGCACGTCCATTTTTCCTCTGGTGCAAAATTGCTAACACAAGGAATAAGAGATGCGTGAATTACATCgaagtattattttttttaccaTATAGCTTGCGTATGATTCCTTATGCGCCTTTAACTCTTTGAGAAATTGCTGGcgaacaaataaatgattcccaTCTTTTTTACCGAACAAAGCTGAAATAATGTGATAACCGCAGTTAGCGTCACCCTTAACATCTATAATTCGTtcaatgtatttgtgcataaaaatcaACATCTCTTTGATATGTATGATTTTGGTAAAGGTGGTGAAGAATATAGTTTGCTAATGCGAGTacctttaaaaacactttttttgaAGTTGGAGAATCTGAAAAAAGTCTGTTAACGTGTTCGAAATAGGACGGATACTGCATCGTTGAACTGTCACTTTGTGTTGGTTTGGCCATCTTATGAGgcaccttttgtttttattagttCCGGGGATGGTTTCAGATCTGTTGTTTCTGGACAAGAAATCTTTATCAGTTGCTCTTTGATGTGCAATTCATATTTTCACCAGcttcaaaaatctctcttctcATTTGGTCAtgataaatatattcaatttacAATTCTTCATCACACCAGAATCATTAAACCAAAGTATTTTCTAGTGTATGTAAACCTCATCCATTCTTATGGGTCTATCAAGTTTCATCTTCTTTGAAAGTAAACAAGCACACAGAAGACCTTATGTCTTCCTAAGTGTACAACCATACTTTGAGCTATTCGAACCTACTATCTATGCTCTCTTGGCTTAGTGACAAAAAAAATAAATCCCGCTGGAGATATATTACTCACCAACTATGAATAAAGATTGTTATCTCTAAATCTATGCTCTAATACTGTAATCTTGTAACTAAATGATGTTTGTATCTCGTTATGTTGATTTTGGATCATTTGGTTCACGAAATCTAGCATAAATAACCTTTACTATTTCTCATCCAATTTGTGAGTGTAGCATGAGCATATTCAACTATGTTAGTTGTTGTATTTCCAAAGTGTCTAACACGATCGATCAAGCATAAACAATCATTTTCTTCTTCACCTGCTCTAGAATTgtactttcaacatatttcaagaaAGCTAAATATTTCTAACACACCCTCTTGAAATGTATTAGAGATTCAGCATATAACTCTTCCGTAGaagaatttattataatattccaGGCATCCATTATGTTTACCAATATCACACCCGATTTGAATATTTTCCTTCTTCACCTTTGATGTGTTTGGTCCCTATCGCAAGTTTAAGTCTACTTCTCACATTTCTTTGTTATGTGATACCTACAAAGTAATGTATATGATGTAGTAAATACATTTGTAACCTAATTCATCAGTGCGGTATCGCGGCCGGTGACAATGACCTTTGACATGTTTTCTTGATCCTTCAACATAATTGACACACTTCTAAATTCCAAGTAACACTGTCCTATTTTCcatttaccaaaaattcaaacccTATTGAAAAAGTCATCTTCATAGAAATAACATCAACAATTTTTAGAAGTGAAAGATTGTACTTGTTGGTCTTATATGTTGAATCAATAAAGAGCACAATAAAAAATATGTTGAACAACTTCATTGAATtaggatgagtccaaaatatattCCGAACAGGTTTTCTATCCTCACATACTCTGTACCTAgatacataatgattattatcCAAAATTTCAACAGTTGCGTTTCAGATCTTGGACCTCTTATCGCCTTGTTGTTTTGGGCACGAACACtgtatacttgcttgatatttgagaaATTTTGAGGTCTTTTCTCTTTCAAAGTTGCAATTATGTTTTTGGGCTGCACCATGTTCAATGTCATGTCACAAACAAGATCCTTCTTTTCAAGATTATGGCGACATGCTATGGGATGACCGACTAACTTGTAACACAAGTGATGGTTATGCATACCACAAACCATATTA is part of the Vicia villosa cultivar HV-30 ecotype Madison, WI linkage group LG2, Vvil1.0, whole genome shotgun sequence genome and encodes:
- the LOC131652003 gene encoding uncharacterized protein LOC131652003 codes for the protein MKQRKEERIVAFGSKKEVVRRSPPPPPPLPKFRVISKPRGEESITKREIAKFWRQKRIVEEDHLLAAIKAAARLRARNLTEQQYLSFELSLKCDHDEDEVNKVDEDKEVRVGIKDWWTKSKYAYLNQPALASMDPPKKRTSTYVPNCLSYKPKALYPTAIGVF